The Leptospira neocaledonica genomic sequence CACATTTTCCAAGTCTGTTCCCTTGGGTTGGCAAGAGATCTCTCAGAAGGAATTTCCTAACCAAGGAAATCTAATCCAGGCTTCGGAAGCAAAGGAACTACTACGCAAAAAAGGTTTGGATTTTAATAAGATCGTATTGGTATTCGGGGATCCAACAGGTGGATGGGGAGAAGAAGGTAGGATCGTTTGGTCATTGCGCACATTAGGTTTTTCTAAATCTTTCGTAGTCGATGGAGGAATTAACGCTTTGCAAAAAGCTTCTAACTCTCCTATCCCGATCCGCCCGGAAATTCTTTCTAAAATAAACGCGTCCGCTTTGGAAAATAAAAATTGGTCCGCAGATTCAAAATTGGTCCTAAACGAACTATCGGATAAAAAATTCGCATTCATAGACACCAGAGAAGAAAGAGAATTTTTGGGGCAAACTCCTTACGGAGAGTCCAGAGGAGGACATCTTCC encodes the following:
- a CDS encoding sulfurtransferase; its protein translation is MKLLISFALVFLISSSLLASEKLSGVRGWFISAPEALYLYGQGAVFVDARDGIKVSTFSKSVPLGWQEISQKEFPNQGNLIQASEAKELLRKKGLDFNKIVLVFGDPTGGWGEEGRIVWSLRTLGFSKSFVVDGGINALQKASNSPIPIRPEILSKINASALENKNWSADSKLVLNELSDKKFAFIDTREEREFLGQTPYGESRGGHLPGAKWIYYKQFLDKDGFLLSESKIVAKLYELGISKDKTVISYCTGGVRSGWMTSVLVSLGYNAKNYAGSMWEWSSKGDQNHPLVTR